One Campylobacter concisus DNA segment encodes these proteins:
- a CDS encoding lysophospholipid acyltransferase family protein, giving the protein MTQIWQKRGKVVAIFHLGILAMSLKILRTGFLFFFFALICISGDLLLVPVVLLGLNKFKFVQNLCRDLVRVSWGFFIKVTKICGYLDYKFELTKLNSGSNLVIANHPSLLDVVFLVSRFKRINCIVKGELGKNIFLFAAIRACNYIPNTNNEEFLQKSVDILKSGENLLIFPEGTRTKEEIIFHKAAAYMGIKGASNVVCVGINMAPRSLRKNEPWYKTPDEKIKYVFKELKKFEVGEFLKDRPSPVRARALHDEISKIYKEEFSERTS; this is encoded by the coding sequence TTGACCCAAATTTGGCAAAAACGTGGCAAAGTAGTAGCCATTTTTCATCTTGGAATTTTAGCTATGAGCCTTAAAATTTTAAGAACTGGATTTTTATTTTTCTTTTTTGCGCTCATTTGTATAAGTGGCGACCTTTTGCTAGTGCCAGTCGTGCTTTTAGGGCTAAATAAATTTAAATTTGTGCAAAATTTATGTCGAGATCTTGTTAGAGTTTCTTGGGGATTTTTTATAAAAGTTACTAAAATTTGTGGGTATTTAGACTATAAATTTGAGCTTACTAAGCTAAATAGCGGCTCAAATTTAGTCATCGCAAACCACCCTTCGCTGCTTGATGTGGTCTTTTTGGTCTCAAGATTTAAAAGGATAAACTGCATCGTAAAGGGAGAGCTTGGCAAAAATATATTTTTATTTGCGGCTATTAGGGCGTGCAACTACATACCAAACACAAATAACGAGGAATTTTTACAAAAAAGCGTAGATATTTTAAAAAGCGGCGAAAATTTGCTCATTTTCCCAGAGGGCACACGCACAAAAGAGGAGATCATCTTTCATAAAGCGGCCGCGTATATGGGTATAAAAGGCGCGTCTAACGTGGTTTGCGTGGGTATAAATATGGCTCCAAGAAGCCTTAGAAAAAATGAGCCATGGTACAAAACGCCAGATGAAAAGATAAAGTACGTCTTCAAAGAGCTAAAGAAATTTGAAGTTGGTGAGTTTTTAAAAGATAGGCCAAGCCCCGTAAGAGCGAGAGCCTTGCATGATGAGATAAGTAAAATTTATAAGGAGGAATTTAGTGAAAGAACTAGTTAA
- a CDS encoding phosphopantetheine-binding protein, which yields MKELVNEIKELIITSLNLEDMKPSDIDENAPLFSEGLGLDSVDALELGLAVQKRYGLVLDSKTANLKDIFFSVSSLAKYIYENRK from the coding sequence GTGAAAGAACTAGTTAATGAGATAAAAGAGCTGATCATTACAAGCTTAAATTTAGAGGATATGAAGCCAAGCGATATCGACGAGAACGCACCACTTTTTAGCGAGGGGCTAGGCCTTGACAGCGTCGATGCACTAGAGCTTGGGCTTGCTGTGCAGAAAAGATATGGCCTCGTGCTTGACTCAAAGACAGCAAATTTAAAAGATATATTCTTTAGTGTATCTTCTCTTGCAAAATACATTTACGAAAATAGGAAATAA
- a CDS encoding acyl carrier protein, with product MSEVEIFEILKKALIELFEIDESKIKPETRIYEDLQIDSIDAIDMIDYIKRQTGYRLMPEDFKNVKTLDDIVKAVAKKFEA from the coding sequence ATGAGCGAAGTAGAAATTTTTGAAATTTTAAAGAAGGCTTTGATCGAGCTTTTTGAGATAGACGAGAGCAAGATAAAGCCTGAAACTAGGATATATGAGGACTTGCAGATAGATAGTATAGATGCTATTGATATGATTGACTACATCAAGCGCCAAACTGGTTATAGACTGATGCCAGAGGACTTTAAAAACGTAAAAACGCTTGATGATATCGTAAAAGCCGTAGCAAAGAAATTTGAAGCATAA
- a CDS encoding AMP-binding protein, producing the protein MDFKKSLKAFKFVDINKDLYEYAATFGANLKEKNLSEIEIYLNESFDFCAAFFGALGVGVKPILLAKPIYSGDKFVINDENFGDFLDFSKSMELKFDQNSTFFLQTSGSTGNSKNIPKKLGAMIDEGLFLKDELGFNKGDKFFASVSHQHMFGLTFKVFLPLISGANAVSKELNYPEAIFELDLTNLSFVTSPVLLQTLVSSPRAAEISGLKNIICAGSALKSELRAKIESLSSARIIEIYGSTETGIVARNLGDELLLFSKVKAALNEDEALNVSSPWCEFFQTSDWAEIDGSRLTLKGRIDRIVKLNDKRVNLISIENKMFESGLLKDCYCDTHPKFKRLAALLELSQEGVKLFRDSGKKGVVARLNELLRPEFKNSVRYFKIVSSLCKNAQGKFLKANFKLLLEKNEELSWDKSSEEGVYKFKTKLSPALGIFMEHFPNLPLLPGFVQLDFVFKFAREIGAEIGDQCVVENLKFLKFVRPNDELCIEISQKDEKIYFEIFCNGTKSAGGRIKLGL; encoded by the coding sequence ATGGATTTTAAAAAGAGCCTGAAGGCATTTAAATTTGTGGACATTAACAAGGATCTTTACGAGTACGCGGCTACCTTTGGGGCAAATTTAAAAGAGAAAAATTTAAGCGAGATAGAAATTTATTTAAACGAGAGCTTTGACTTTTGCGCCGCTTTTTTTGGAGCGCTTGGGGTTGGCGTAAAACCTATCTTGCTTGCAAAGCCGATATATAGCGGGGATAAATTTGTCATTAATGATGAAAATTTTGGTGATTTTTTAGACTTTAGCAAGAGCATGGAGCTAAAATTTGATCAAAATTCTACATTTTTCCTTCAGACCTCAGGCTCGACAGGAAATAGCAAAAATATCCCAAAAAAACTTGGCGCGATGATAGATGAGGGGCTATTTTTAAAAGATGAGCTTGGATTTAATAAGGGAGATAAATTTTTTGCTAGCGTCTCGCACCAGCATATGTTTGGCCTTACATTTAAAGTCTTTTTGCCACTCATCTCTGGCGCAAATGCCGTTAGCAAGGAGCTAAACTACCCAGAAGCGATCTTTGAGCTTGACCTTACAAATTTAAGCTTTGTAACAAGCCCAGTCCTGCTTCAAACGCTAGTTTCTAGCCCAAGAGCAGCTGAAATTTCAGGGCTAAAAAATATCATCTGCGCAGGCTCGGCACTAAAGAGCGAGCTAAGAGCAAAGATAGAAAGCTTAAGCAGCGCTAGGATAATTGAAATTTATGGCAGCACCGAAACTGGCATAGTTGCTAGAAATTTAGGCGATGAGCTTTTGCTTTTTAGCAAGGTAAAAGCTGCTTTAAACGAGGACGAGGCGTTAAATGTGAGCTCGCCGTGGTGCGAGTTTTTTCAAACTAGCGACTGGGCGGAGATAGACGGCAGCAGGCTGACGCTAAAAGGCAGGATCGATAGGATCGTTAAGCTAAATGACAAAAGGGTCAATCTAATAAGTATCGAAAATAAGATGTTTGAAAGCGGCCTTTTAAAAGACTGCTACTGCGACACGCATCCGAAATTTAAGCGTCTAGCTGCGCTTTTGGAGCTTAGCCAAGAGGGGGTGAAACTCTTTAGAGATAGCGGTAAAAAGGGCGTTGTAGCAAGGCTAAATGAGCTTTTAAGGCCTGAGTTTAAAAATAGCGTGAGATATTTTAAGATCGTTAGCTCGCTTTGCAAAAACGCTCAGGGCAAGTTTTTAAAGGCAAATTTTAAGCTGCTTTTAGAAAAAAACGAGGAGCTTTCTTGGGATAAAAGTAGCGAAGAGGGCGTTTATAAATTTAAGACAAAGCTTAGCCCAGCCCTTGGCATTTTTATGGAGCATTTTCCAAATTTACCGCTTTTGCCTGGCTTTGTGCAACTTGATTTTGTATTTAAATTTGCAAGAGAGATTGGCGCAGAAATAGGCGATCAATGCGTGGTGGAGAATTTGAAATTTTTAAAATTTGTAAGGCCAAATGACGAGCTTTGCATAGAAATTTCGCAAAAAGATGAGAAGATTTACTTTGAGATATTTTGCAACGGCACCAAGAGTGCTGGCGGTAGGATAAAGCTGGGCTTATGA
- a CDS encoding glycosyltransferase family 2 protein, with product MKTLFLIPFYNHPEKIKALCEALASYNLHILIVDDGSNEASKKALENLSEFDVEILTRAQNGGKGAALKDGFRHALQNGYTHAFQIDADFQHDISLVAEFLELSKRYPSDLIMADPIYGEDAPKSRFYGRKITNFWVKINTLNFDIKDAMCGFRIYPLKELESATLQSSSNRMEFDMEILVNAVRYGVEIKWIALKVRYEAGGVSHFKMLKDNALISLMHARYFFTLVPFLLGKAFRGQKYAWWQKGERSNEFFLRVSLFLTRNLPIFLIKPIVIIVVCFYYLFSKVERENIREFLLNLEKFSGKKPATGVFSNFYDFGIAICDKFRIWQNGVLESELELSKFNSIKDEFEASKRGRIVLTSHLGNVEICKALSLRSPNFRMIILVYSKGSENFYKILEQISKGQIKLISVEKLDAAAMMQLKEAVEDGVNIGIMGDRTPLNGDKFIRLSFLGKEAKFNYGPYLLAGILGVKVSALWCIKKGDKFDIELSDIADEIKLSRDRKASVLPYVQSYVRQLETRACKNPSQWFNFFDFWR from the coding sequence ATGAAGACGCTCTTTCTCATACCATTTTACAACCATCCAGAGAAGATAAAAGCCCTTTGTGAAGCGCTTGCAAGCTATAATCTACACATTTTGATAGTTGATGATGGCTCAAACGAGGCTTCAAAAAAAGCGTTGGAAAATTTGAGCGAATTTGACGTAGAAATTTTAACAAGAGCCCAAAATGGCGGCAAGGGAGCTGCGCTAAAAGATGGTTTTAGGCACGCCTTGCAAAATGGCTACACGCACGCGTTTCAGATCGACGCTGACTTTCAGCACGACATAAGCTTGGTAGCGGAGTTTTTAGAGCTTAGCAAAAGATATCCAAGTGACCTAATCATGGCTGATCCAATTTACGGCGAAGACGCGCCAAAGTCGAGGTTTTATGGCAGAAAGATCACAAATTTTTGGGTCAAGATCAACACTTTAAATTTTGACATCAAAGACGCGATGTGTGGCTTTAGAATTTATCCTCTAAAAGAGCTTGAGAGTGCAACCCTCCAAAGTAGCTCAAATAGGATGGAATTTGACATGGAGATCTTGGTAAATGCGGTGAGATATGGCGTAGAGATCAAGTGGATAGCGCTAAAAGTACGCTACGAAGCTGGCGGCGTTTCGCACTTTAAAATGCTAAAAGATAACGCACTAATAAGCCTCATGCACGCAAGATATTTTTTTACTTTAGTGCCATTTTTGCTTGGCAAAGCCTTTAGGGGGCAAAAATACGCATGGTGGCAAAAGGGCGAGAGATCGAATGAATTTTTTCTTAGAGTTAGTCTATTTTTAACTAGAAATTTGCCTATATTTCTCATAAAACCTATCGTTATCATCGTCGTTTGCTTTTACTATCTCTTTTCAAAAGTTGAGAGAGAAAATATAAGAGAATTTCTTTTAAATTTAGAGAAATTTAGCGGTAAAAAGCCTGCAACTGGCGTTTTTAGCAACTTTTATGACTTTGGCATAGCAATATGCGATAAATTTCGCATCTGGCAAAATGGCGTGCTTGAAAGCGAGCTAGAGCTTAGTAAATTTAACAGTATCAAAGATGAATTTGAAGCTTCAAAGCGTGGCAGGATCGTGCTTACAAGCCATCTTGGAAATGTAGAAATTTGCAAGGCGCTCTCACTTAGATCGCCAAATTTTCGCATGATCATCTTGGTTTATAGCAAGGGTAGTGAGAATTTTTATAAAATTTTAGAGCAGATCAGTAAGGGGCAGATCAAATTAATAAGCGTTGAAAAGCTTGATGCGGCTGCGATGATGCAGCTAAAAGAGGCGGTTGAGGATGGCGTGAATATCGGCATAATGGGAGATAGGACGCCGCTTAATGGAGATAAATTTATAAGGCTTAGCTTTCTTGGCAAGGAGGCTAAATTTAACTACGGCCCATACTTGTTAGCTGGCATTTTGGGAGTAAAAGTGAGCGCACTTTGGTGCATAAAAAAGGGCGATAAATTTGATATAGAGCTAAGTGATATCGCTGATGAGATAAAGCTTAGCAGAGACCGCAAGGCAAGCGTCTTGCCATACGTGCAAAGCTATGTAAGGCAGCTTGAAACAAGAGCGTGCAAGAACCCGTCGCAGTGGTTTAACTTTTTTGATTTTTGGAGATGA
- a CDS encoding acyl-CoA thioesterase, translating into MRVKISHVSTFKVAFFDVDSMEVMWHGNYVKYLEMARCELLDKLGYNYIAMKKDGYAFPIVKLDVKYVRPAFFNDVIKVTTTLSECETFLKFHYLIENEKGEKLSEANTAQAVIEMNSLQTCFEMPEALKKALKAYNEKEKR; encoded by the coding sequence ATGAGAGTGAAAATTTCACACGTTAGTACGTTTAAAGTGGCGTTTTTTGACGTTGATAGTATGGAGGTGATGTGGCATGGCAACTACGTCAAGTACCTAGAAATGGCGCGTTGCGAGCTACTTGACAAGCTAGGATACAACTACATCGCCATGAAAAAAGATGGTTACGCCTTTCCTATCGTAAAACTTGACGTAAAGTACGTGCGCCCAGCCTTTTTTAACGACGTCATAAAGGTCACGACGACACTTAGCGAGTGCGAAACGTTTTTGAAATTTCACTACCTTATAGAAAATGAAAAGGGCGAAAAACTAAGCGAGGCAAATACCGCCCAAGCTGTCATCGAGATGAATAGCTTGCAAACTTGCTTTGAGATGCCAGAAGCCCTAAAAAAGGCGCTTAAAGCCTATAATGAAAAGGAGAAAAGATGA
- a CDS encoding LolA family protein, with product MRKIALFLAIFISCFGYELGELKNIVKTDGVSGNFTQTKSLAGFNKSIKSTGEFKLENGGLYWDTLEPVVSKVFINKDGIFKNENGKLEKTSANFDEKLFLAIISLDESELRKEFDIKTSGSLKEWSIELSPKNLLFKQIFKSIKISGDKAVKKIELDEVSGDKTLNEFSIK from the coding sequence ATGAGAAAAATAGCTCTTTTTTTAGCCATTTTTATATCTTGCTTTGGCTATGAGCTAGGTGAGCTTAAAAATATAGTAAAAACAGATGGAGTAAGCGGGAATTTCACGCAGACAAAGAGCCTGGCTGGCTTTAACAAAAGCATAAAAAGCACGGGCGAGTTTAAGCTCGAAAATGGCGGTCTTTACTGGGACACGCTAGAGCCAGTCGTCTCAAAGGTTTTTATAAATAAAGATGGCATCTTTAAAAACGAAAATGGCAAGCTTGAAAAGACGAGCGCAAATTTTGATGAAAAGCTCTTTCTTGCTATCATTAGCCTCGATGAGAGCGAGCTTAGGAAAGAATTTGATATAAAAACAAGCGGCAGCCTAAAAGAGTGGAGCATAGAGCTAAGTCCTAAAAATTTACTCTTTAAGCAAATTTTTAAATCCATAAAGATAAGTGGTGATAAAGCGGTAAAAAAGATCGAGCTTGATGAGGTAAGCGGCGATAAAACGCTAAATGAGTTTAGTATAAAATGA
- a CDS encoding pectate lyase family protein, whose product MFKKILFLAVFSSFAFGAEAQVGEIKASDSPFGYASIGAEQNFGGYDGKESKEVAIQDRQELVKYAKMGGYVIYVEGLIDLSEGNIPQNGKSLGLDKFISKISSGEFSSYVKFMRAYGASCRAFLDGSQDPKLAALRKNLANEYKKLIVVPVASNTTIIGLGENSGIKGGSLLLKNVQNIAIRNMKIEDAFDPFPDIQKNDGFNAQYDGVSIESSKNIWVDHCHFKDTVELSHVNLAGGELTKWQTYDGLCDIKGDSAAITISHNIFENHDKTMLIGSRDSDGSSETRTITVAHNIFDNCAQRLPMARNAKVHVYNNFYDSKDGFYDQKYAIGVRFGSLVYAQNNYFTNGVKISYKCNKGTIFESGNIDLSKKGSVCEKLDKPPFEPPYKFELLEASNVQKEVNQNAGTGKLAVIK is encoded by the coding sequence ATGTTTAAAAAGATATTGTTTCTAGCTGTTTTTTCGTCATTTGCATTTGGCGCTGAGGCACAGGTGGGCGAGATAAAAGCAAGTGACTCGCCTTTTGGTTACGCTAGCATTGGTGCAGAGCAAAATTTTGGCGGATACGACGGCAAAGAGAGCAAAGAAGTCGCCATCCAAGATAGGCAAGAGCTCGTAAAATACGCCAAAATGGGTGGTTACGTCATCTATGTGGAGGGGCTCATAGACCTTAGCGAAGGCAATATCCCGCAAAATGGCAAGAGCTTGGGGTTGGATAAATTTATAAGCAAGATTAGCAGTGGCGAGTTTAGCTCTTATGTCAAATTTATGCGAGCTTACGGCGCCTCATGCCGTGCATTTTTAGATGGTTCGCAAGATCCAAAGCTAGCAGCGCTTCGCAAAAATTTAGCCAACGAATACAAAAAGCTCATCGTAGTGCCGGTAGCTAGCAACACCACAATAATCGGCTTAGGCGAAAACTCAGGCATAAAAGGCGGCTCACTTTTGTTAAAAAATGTCCAAAATATCGCGATCCGTAATATGAAGATCGAAGATGCTTTTGATCCATTTCCAGATATACAAAAAAATGATGGCTTTAACGCGCAATATGACGGCGTTAGCATAGAGTCAAGCAAAAACATCTGGGTAGATCACTGCCATTTTAAGGACACAGTGGAGCTTAGCCATGTAAATTTAGCAGGCGGAGAGCTTACTAAATGGCAAACTTATGACGGACTATGCGACATCAAGGGGGATAGTGCGGCTATCACGATCTCGCATAACATCTTTGAAAATCACGACAAAACGATGCTAATAGGCTCAAGAGACTCTGACGGCAGCAGCGAAACGAGAACTATAACGGTCGCTCATAACATTTTTGACAACTGCGCGCAACGCCTACCTATGGCACGCAATGCAAAGGTGCACGTCTATAACAACTTTTATGACTCAAAAGATGGCTTTTATGACCAAAAATACGCCATTGGAGTGCGCTTTGGCTCGCTAGTATACGCTCAAAACAACTACTTTACAAATGGCGTCAAGATAAGCTATAAATGTAACAAAGGCACCATTTTTGAAAGCGGCAACATAGACCTTTCTAAAAAAGGCAGCGTTTGCGAAAAGCTAGACAAACCGCCATTTGAGCCTCCATATAAATTTGAGCTCCTCGAAGCTTCAAACGTCCAAAAAGAGGTAAATCAAAACGCTGGCACAGGCAAACTAGCCGTCATAAAATAA
- a CDS encoding CinA family protein, which translates to MRQSILIIGEDLEINREFLNYIFQSYEDHFGELGVVSFAPKNSKELPFIIENLSKDYDFVSIFGSDENFAIAAKIMATLTGGSLELKDSTTLALKDSLDYSKNSFLASLNNAQINLIKANPNKELGEFLTEYEPDFSYFHLIDIDADSAKILMLPLAKTYEVDITLAQILPNLILVRAKSNKFGQIESFLQGVKTLFSQKFIPQKDVIKFVAKKLMQKGLKISFAESCTAGLAAAKFTRYGGISASFDGSLVTYANHIKHEWLGVEDEILDSYGAVSEPCVKAMVKGTLSTTNADFALAISGIAGPGGGTASKPVGTVYVAAGDRNGNIEVERLLLKGERNYVREQSVLSAYLCLLRLKSEIFFA; encoded by the coding sequence ATGAGACAAAGTATCTTGATAATAGGCGAAGATCTTGAGATAAATAGAGAATTTCTAAACTACATTTTTCAAAGCTACGAGGATCATTTTGGCGAGCTTGGAGTGGTTAGTTTTGCTCCCAAAAATAGCAAAGAGCTACCTTTTATAATCGAAAATTTATCAAAAGATTACGACTTTGTAAGCATTTTTGGCTCAGATGAAAATTTTGCCATCGCCGCAAAGATCATGGCGACGCTAACTGGGGGCTCGCTCGAGCTAAAAGATAGCACTACACTTGCACTTAAAGATAGCTTAGACTACTCAAAAAATAGCTTTTTAGCCAGCCTAAATAACGCTCAGATAAATCTCATAAAAGCTAATCCAAATAAAGAGCTAGGCGAGTTTCTCACCGAGTACGAGCCTGATTTTAGCTACTTTCATCTAATAGACATCGACGCAGATAGTGCTAAGATCCTTATGCTACCACTTGCTAAAACTTACGAGGTCGATATCACTCTTGCACAGATCCTGCCAAATTTGATACTAGTAAGGGCAAAAAGCAATAAATTTGGCCAGATCGAGAGCTTTTTACAAGGGGTAAAAACGCTATTTTCGCAAAAATTTATCCCGCAAAAAGATGTGATCAAATTTGTAGCAAAAAAGCTCATGCAAAAGGGACTTAAAATTTCATTTGCTGAGTCTTGCACGGCTGGGCTTGCGGCGGCTAAATTTACAAGATATGGCGGCATATCAGCTAGCTTTGATGGCTCGTTAGTAACTTATGCAAATCACATAAAGCACGAGTGGCTGGGCGTTGAGGATGAGATTTTAGATAGTTACGGAGCTGTGAGCGAGCCTTGCGTAAAAGCGATGGTAAAAGGCACGCTAAGCACGACAAATGCGGATTTTGCGCTTGCTATAAGTGGCATAGCAGGACCAGGTGGGGGCACAGCTAGCAAGCCAGTTGGCACGGTATATGTCGCAGCTGGCGATAGAAACGGCAACATCGAGGTTGAGAGGCTACTTTTAAAAGGGGAGCGCAACTACGTTAGAGAGCAAAGCGTACTAAGCGCCTATCTATGTTTGCTTCGCCTAAAAAGCGAGATATTTTTCGCGTAA
- the ileS gene encoding isoleucine--tRNA ligase, which yields MDYKETLLLPETNFPMRGNLPQNEPQRLKSWYEERKVYEKMKKNRQNAAKSFNIHDGPPYANGHLHIGHALNKILKDIITKTHYFYGENVRYVPGWDCHGLPIEQQVEVKLGDKKKELSKVEIRELCRQHAREFIDIQRNEFKSLGIIGDFENPYMTMKFEFEADIYKALCEIAKKGLLVERSKPVYWSWAARSALAEAEVEYEEKEDYSIYVAFELDSDALEKLGVKEASAVIWTTTPWTLPANQAISLNPDEIYVLTAENLIFAKPLLESVVQSGLSKGEVKKEFKSSLLENTHAINPLNGRQSKFLLGDHVMMDGGTGLVHTAPGHGEDDYYVCLKYGFSEILMPVDDGGCYDESIKHHGLFRSDVVDEFVGMHIFKANEKILELLGKNLLSVSKFRHSYPFCWRTHKPVIYRATKQWFIAMDEAKLGGKTLRQTALKELEKVKFYPSVGIKRIGSMIENRPDWCISRQRDWGVPIAFFRDKATKEVIFDSEILDHIAGIFKEKGADAWWALSIDELLLKGSKYKAENLEKVMDILDVWFDSGSTWHAVLQSDEYDAGKYPSSMYLEGSDQHRGWFQSSLLVSTAVNSHAPYESILTHGFTVDAKGEKMSKSKGNVIAPQDVAKTHGVEILRLWVGMSDYSSDLKISEDILKQISEQYRKIRNTIRFLLANVNDLESLNTEFNILDKWILARAKKVFDEASACFKNYDFSKGFNILLNFLSADLSGVYLDVCKDRLYCDAKDAPRRRSAQSAMAIITKTLLPLIAPTLTYTVDEVMDYAPKIIKGEAKDAFDLVYEPIKFDLSFEDEILFASREKFNEIVDVLKKDKKIKSTLELSLETTNHSITGYDEREVADLYMVSSVRPYDDSEPLAEFELEGDKFKIIASNLHKCPRCWKFNASKEDALCPRCEEVISAK from the coding sequence ATGGACTACAAAGAGACACTTTTACTCCCAGAGACAAATTTCCCGATGCGCGGAAATCTCCCACAAAATGAACCACAAAGACTAAAATCATGGTACGAAGAGCGCAAGGTTTACGAAAAAATGAAGAAAAACCGCCAAAATGCGGCTAAAAGCTTCAACATCCACGACGGCCCTCCGTATGCAAACGGACACCTACACATCGGCCACGCGTTAAATAAAATTTTAAAAGATATCATTACAAAAACGCACTATTTTTATGGCGAAAACGTCCGCTACGTGCCAGGCTGGGACTGCCACGGCTTGCCGATCGAGCAGCAAGTCGAAGTAAAGCTTGGCGATAAGAAAAAAGAGCTTAGCAAGGTCGAGATCAGGGAGCTTTGCAGGCAGCACGCGAGAGAATTTATAGACATTCAAAGAAATGAATTTAAAAGCCTTGGCATCATCGGCGACTTTGAAAATCCATACATGACGATGAAATTTGAGTTTGAGGCTGACATCTACAAAGCGCTTTGCGAGATCGCTAAAAAGGGGCTTTTAGTAGAGAGAAGCAAGCCAGTTTATTGGAGCTGGGCAGCTAGATCGGCGTTAGCTGAAGCTGAGGTCGAGTACGAGGAGAAAGAGGATTACTCTATTTACGTAGCCTTTGAGCTTGACAGCGACGCACTTGAGAAGCTTGGCGTAAAAGAGGCGAGTGCTGTCATCTGGACGACCACGCCTTGGACACTTCCAGCAAATCAAGCCATAAGCCTAAATCCAGATGAAATTTACGTCCTAACAGCTGAAAATTTAATCTTTGCAAAGCCGCTACTTGAAAGCGTTGTGCAGAGTGGTCTAAGCAAGGGCGAGGTCAAAAAAGAGTTTAAATCAAGTCTGCTTGAAAACACTCACGCGATAAATCCACTAAATGGTAGACAATCTAAATTTTTACTAGGCGACCACGTCATGATGGATGGGGGCACTGGACTTGTTCACACAGCTCCAGGTCACGGCGAGGACGACTACTACGTATGTTTGAAATATGGTTTTAGTGAAATTTTGATGCCAGTTGATGATGGTGGCTGCTACGATGAAAGCATAAAACATCACGGGCTGTTTAGAAGCGACGTGGTAGATGAGTTTGTCGGTATGCACATCTTTAAAGCAAATGAGAAAATTTTAGAGCTACTTGGCAAAAATTTACTTAGCGTCTCTAAATTTAGACACTCTTATCCATTTTGCTGGAGAACGCACAAGCCTGTCATTTATAGAGCCACAAAGCAGTGGTTTATAGCTATGGACGAGGCTAAACTAGGTGGCAAAACGCTTAGGCAAACAGCGCTAAAAGAGCTTGAAAAGGTTAAATTCTACCCAAGCGTGGGCATAAAAAGAATAGGCTCGATGATAGAAAATCGCCCAGACTGGTGCATCTCTCGTCAGCGTGACTGGGGCGTGCCGATCGCGTTTTTCAGAGACAAAGCGACAAAAGAAGTTATATTTGATAGTGAAATTTTAGACCACATCGCAGGCATCTTTAAAGAAAAAGGCGCTGATGCGTGGTGGGCGCTAAGCATAGACGAGCTTTTACTAAAAGGCTCAAAATACAAAGCTGAAAATTTAGAAAAAGTGATGGATATCCTTGACGTATGGTTTGATAGCGGCTCGACATGGCATGCGGTCTTGCAAAGCGATGAGTACGACGCTGGCAAATACCCTTCAAGTATGTATTTAGAGGGTTCAGATCAGCACAGAGGCTGGTTTCAAAGCTCGCTTTTAGTAAGCACAGCTGTAAATTCTCACGCACCTTATGAGAGCATACTAACTCACGGCTTTACCGTCGATGCCAAAGGCGAGAAGATGAGTAAAAGTAAGGGCAACGTTATCGCTCCACAAGATGTGGCTAAAACTCACGGCGTCGAAATTTTACGCCTTTGGGTTGGTATGAGTGATTATTCAAGTGATCTAAAAATAAGCGAAGATATATTAAAACAAATAAGCGAGCAATACCGCAAAATCCGCAACACGATCCGCTTTTTACTAGCAAACGTAAATGACCTTGAGAGCCTGAATACAGAGTTTAATATCCTTGATAAATGGATACTAGCACGCGCCAAAAAGGTCTTTGACGAGGCGAGCGCTTGCTTTAAAAACTACGACTTTTCAAAGGGCTTTAATATCCTTTTAAATTTCCTTTCAGCCGATCTTAGCGGCGTATATCTTGATGTTTGCAAAGATAGACTTTACTGCGACGCAAAAGACGCCCCAAGAAGAAGATCAGCTCAAAGCGCAATGGCGATCATCACAAAGACATTGCTCCCACTCATCGCTCCAACGCTTACTTACACCGTTGATGAGGTGATGGACTACGCTCCAAAGATCATCAAAGGCGAGGCGAAAGACGCGTTTGACTTAGTCTATGAGCCAATTAAATTTGACCTTAGCTTTGAAGATGAGATACTTTTTGCCAGCAGGGAGAAATTTAACGAGATCGTGGATGTTCTTAAAAAGGACAAAAAGATAAAATCAACTCTAGAGCTAAGCTTAGAGACCACAAACCACAGCATCACAGGCTACGACGAGCGCGAAGTGGCTGATCTTTATATGGTAAGCTCAGTTAGGCCTTATGATGATAGCGAGCCATTAGCTGAGTTTGAGCTAGAGGGCGATAAATTTAAGATCATAGCAAGCAACCTTCACAAATGCCCAAGATGCTGGAAATTTAACGCTAGCAAAGAAGACGCGCTATGCCCAAGATGTGAAGAAGTCATAAGTGCTAAGTGA